In a single window of the Streptomyces cinnabarinus genome:
- a CDS encoding TIGR03943 family putative permease subunit — translation MKPGTHQAQAALLFLLGATLLHAGTTDLYLRYVKSGLRPLLLLSAAVLIAAAIATVWYERRTPDHTGHPEPRVTWLLTLPVLALILVAPPALGSYSAVRTGTALQQPYGYADLPPSGTLRLALTDYAARAAYDKGRTLRNRELEITGFVATPRSGPPYLVRMTLNCCAADAQPVKIALTGKVPPVLRPDTWLRVTGTYTPGTTEDPVNGAPIPYLKVTKATPVPPPKDPYDETWNN, via the coding sequence GTGAAACCCGGGACTCACCAGGCCCAGGCAGCCCTGCTCTTCCTCCTGGGCGCGACCCTGCTCCACGCGGGCACGACCGACCTCTACCTGCGCTACGTCAAATCAGGACTGCGCCCCCTGCTGCTGCTCTCGGCGGCCGTCCTGATCGCGGCGGCGATCGCCACGGTCTGGTACGAACGCCGAACCCCGGACCACACCGGCCACCCGGAACCGCGGGTCACCTGGCTCCTCACCCTCCCCGTCCTGGCCCTGATCCTGGTGGCCCCGCCCGCCCTCGGCTCCTACAGCGCCGTACGCACCGGCACGGCCCTGCAACAGCCGTACGGCTACGCGGACCTACCCCCGTCCGGCACCCTGCGCCTGGCCCTGACGGACTACGCGGCCCGAGCCGCCTACGACAAAGGCCGCACCCTGAGAAACCGCGAGCTGGAGATCACCGGCTTCGTGGCCACCCCCCGCTCCGGCCCGCCCTACCTGGTCCGCATGACCCTCAACTGCTGCGCGGCGGACGCCCAGCCGGTAAAGATCGCCCTGACCGGAAAGGTCCCACCGGTCCTGCGCCCGGACACCTGGCTGCGCGTCACCGGCACCTACACCCCCGGCACCACCGAGGACCCGGTGAACGGCGCCCCCATCCCCTACCTGAAGGTGACGAAGGCAACCCCGGTCCCGCCCCCGAAGGACCCGTACGACGAGACCTGGAACAACTGA
- a CDS encoding DUF4287 domain-containing protein, which yields MTAPVKGPASYFPSIEKKYGRPVEEWKGLIRSSPLTKHMELVNWLKAEHGLGHGHANALVAHTLAESKG from the coding sequence ATGACCGCCCCCGTGAAAGGCCCCGCCAGCTACTTCCCCTCCATCGAGAAGAAGTACGGCCGTCCCGTCGAGGAGTGGAAGGGGCTCATCCGCAGCTCTCCGCTCACCAAGCACATGGAGCTCGTCAACTGGCTCAAGGCCGAGCACGGGCTGGGGCACGGGCATGCCAATGCGCTGGTCGCGCACACTCTTGCCGAGTCGAAGGGCTAG
- a CDS encoding nuclease-related domain-containing DEAD/DEAH box helicase: MAAGGSASRRAQEARRQERLLREQWQTARQQARRWEAASEGERRVVAQLLVLTARGWRLLVDRRWPGTRASNVDMLLVGPGGVFVLDVKNWRSMPETSEGKLRAGGEPRDEHAAKLLAVTKAAESAVESLGMSPVAVQPVMVFAGHRIDAGLGRIRLLGEHEVGPALLSERSRLRAESVRAIADHLERVFPEYEGSSVTQAAPPLPQVQPQEELSDGLFDLDGLREAALEEALQAPIEQWMTFLHPDQVALVRRNWAGPARISGPAGTGKTVVGLHRAAHLAQRTTGRLLYVTFANNLPRVQATFLRTMSPAVADRVDFRSLHSWAQEYLHKTGVPVRLHGDKAQTAFSLAWKHVGRDSCLIEIDPAPGYWKEEIDHVIKGRGITSFEEYATVPRRRRRASLRRPHRQAVWALYEAYEALRIERGVHDFNDVLSLALVEARRDSAQHRYAGVIVDEVQDLTLVGVRLLHALVGDTPNGLLLVGDGQQAVYPGGFRLSDAGIDIRGDRGQVLRTNYRNSKEILDTALAVVAEDTFEDIDGLRTPGRRDVDLTYHDGNVIRVSKPTSVEHDQALLEALRDLPPGARADTAVLCASMRAIGHYQRLLERAGISVCLLEHYDGRPVDAVKLGSYRRAKGLEFKRVYLPEHDATLLGGSPTSPDEEVSETERERNDLARSQLFVAMTRARDVLWLGSVNRRIPLA; the protein is encoded by the coding sequence ATGGCGGCTGGTGGATCGGCATCGCGGCGGGCGCAGGAGGCGCGGCGGCAGGAGCGGCTACTCAGGGAGCAGTGGCAGACGGCTCGGCAGCAAGCACGCCGTTGGGAAGCCGCCAGCGAGGGCGAACGACGCGTCGTCGCTCAGCTGTTGGTTCTGACGGCGCGCGGGTGGCGATTACTGGTAGACCGTAGGTGGCCGGGAACGCGGGCGTCCAACGTGGACATGCTATTGGTCGGTCCTGGCGGTGTGTTCGTTCTCGACGTCAAGAACTGGCGTTCCATGCCAGAGACTTCGGAGGGGAAGCTCCGCGCCGGTGGCGAGCCCCGCGATGAGCACGCGGCCAAGCTCCTGGCCGTGACGAAGGCGGCCGAGTCGGCGGTGGAGTCCCTGGGAATGTCCCCGGTCGCCGTCCAACCTGTCATGGTTTTCGCGGGGCACCGAATAGATGCCGGGCTGGGCAGGATCCGGCTACTGGGGGAGCATGAGGTCGGGCCGGCCCTGCTGTCGGAACGCAGTCGACTTCGAGCCGAATCCGTACGTGCCATCGCCGACCATCTGGAGCGGGTCTTCCCCGAGTACGAGGGATCGTCGGTCACGCAGGCAGCACCGCCCCTGCCTCAGGTGCAGCCCCAAGAAGAGCTGTCCGACGGCCTGTTCGATCTCGACGGACTGCGTGAGGCGGCTCTGGAGGAAGCGCTGCAGGCCCCGATCGAACAGTGGATGACCTTCCTCCACCCCGATCAGGTAGCTCTGGTCCGCCGCAACTGGGCCGGCCCTGCACGGATCAGCGGCCCAGCAGGCACTGGCAAGACCGTCGTCGGCCTGCACCGCGCGGCGCACCTTGCTCAGCGCACCACTGGCCGGCTCTTGTATGTCACCTTCGCCAACAACCTTCCGCGGGTGCAGGCGACCTTTCTCAGGACTATGTCTCCCGCCGTGGCCGACAGGGTCGACTTCCGAAGTCTGCACTCCTGGGCCCAGGAGTACCTGCACAAAACCGGTGTCCCCGTCCGGTTGCATGGAGACAAGGCTCAGACGGCATTCAGCCTCGCCTGGAAGCACGTCGGCCGTGACAGCTGCCTGATCGAGATCGACCCGGCCCCGGGATACTGGAAGGAGGAGATCGACCACGTCATCAAGGGTCGTGGCATCACGTCCTTCGAGGAGTACGCCACGGTGCCCCGCCGTCGCCGTCGCGCGAGTTTGCGGCGTCCACATCGGCAGGCCGTCTGGGCACTGTACGAGGCGTACGAAGCGCTCCGCATCGAGCGCGGCGTGCACGACTTCAACGACGTGCTCTCCCTGGCCCTGGTGGAAGCACGGCGCGACTCGGCACAACACCGCTATGCGGGAGTGATCGTCGACGAGGTCCAAGACCTGACCTTGGTCGGAGTACGGCTCCTGCACGCGCTCGTCGGCGACACGCCCAACGGACTGCTGCTGGTCGGCGACGGCCAGCAGGCCGTCTACCCCGGCGGTTTTCGCCTGTCCGACGCGGGCATCGACATCCGCGGCGACCGCGGGCAAGTGCTGCGCACCAACTACCGCAACAGCAAGGAGATCCTCGACACCGCGCTCGCGGTCGTCGCCGAGGACACTTTCGAGGACATCGACGGGCTCCGGACCCCAGGCCGCAGAGATGTCGATCTCACGTATCACGACGGCAACGTGATCCGCGTGTCGAAGCCGACATCGGTTGAGCACGACCAAGCCCTCCTGGAAGCCCTGCGTGACCTGCCGCCCGGTGCCAGAGCCGACACCGCGGTGCTGTGCGCGTCCATGCGCGCCATCGGCCACTACCAGAGGCTCCTCGAACGGGCGGGCATCTCCGTATGCCTGCTGGAGCACTACGACGGCCGCCCCGTCGACGCCGTCAAACTCGGTAGCTACCGCCGGGCCAAGGGCCTGGAGTTCAAGCGCGTCTACCTGCCCGAACACGACGCGACCTTGCTGGGCGGCTCCCCCACATCACCCGATGAGGAGGTCTCGGAAACCGAACGCGAGCGCAACGATCTGGCTCGCAGCCAGCTCTTCGTGGCCATGACCCGAGCGCGTGACGTGCTGTGGCTGGGGAGTGTGAACCGGCGCATCCCGCTCGCATGA